In Rhodopirellula sp. P2, the DNA window TCTCTCGGTGCCGTTGGACGGTGGTTGGCTGCCACCGCTGGGATACCCGATGCTGCTGTTGGGGCTGGGGGTGGCGTGCTACATGATCGCGTTGGTCGTCTTCACCCGCCGCGATTTGCCCGCACCGCTTTAGCCACTGCCGGGACCGTCCGGTCCGGGGATCACCAGTGCCTGGGATCGAAGTTGCGTTGCGATCGAATGGTTCACAACCAGTGATGATTGATCATCTCGCTGGCGACATCCGGTTTCAACGGGTGCGAGAAGTAGAACCCTTGCACGAAATGGCAACCGAGGTCCTGCAAGCATCGTAGTTGTGCTTGCGTCTCCACGCCTTCCGCGACCACGTTCAATTCCAAGCTTTTGGCCAGCGCCAGGATCGAGCGAATCAACGCTGCGTTCTTGTCCGAATCAAACATCGAATCAACGAACGACCGATCGACTTTCAAGATGTCCAGCGGCATGCGGTGCAAATACGACAACGAGGAATACCCCGTCCCAAAGTCGTCGATTCCGATCGTCAGCCCAATCCTTCGCAAATCATGCAGCAATTCAATTGTGCTTTCGGGGTCCTGCATCAACAGGCTTTCGGTCACTTCCAGTTTCAGGCACTCGGGCTGCAGTTGCGTTTGTTCCAAGGTTTCGGTCACGGCTTCGACGAATCCCGACGCTGACAACTGGCGGACAGAAACATTGACGCTGATCATGATCGGGCGGCCAAACTCCGCCTGCCATAGCTTGGCTTGCTGACAGGCCTTGCGAAGCACCCACTTTCCAATTTCAACGATCAGCCCGTTGGATTCTGCAATCGGAATGAACATGTTCGGGGACACGGTTCCGTGCTCGGGGTGTTCCCACCGCAGCAAGGCTTCAAAACCTGCCGTCGTTCCGTCGCAGAGCTGAACCATGGGTTGGTACAACAATGTCAGTTCATCTCGGTCGAGTGCATGCCGCAGTTGTGACCCGAGTTCCAACCGCAGCATGTTCTCCGCCAACATGTCATCGTTGAAGATCGCATACGGCAACTCCGACTGGTTCTTCGCGAAGTACATGGCCGTGTCGGCGCGGACCAATAATTCTTCCGCGGTCGCCTGAGGTTTGCCGGATTCCGGATCAAATTCCGAAACCGCGATCCCCATGCTGGCCTGAGTCAAAATTTCACGATCGCCCACCGGAAACGGGGAACGCATTTTCTCGTGCAAACGCATCGCTACCGCGACGGCTTCATCGACGTGGCGGATATTCTCCAGCAACACTGCGAATTCGTCCCCGCCCATTCGAGCGATGATGGCATCGGACTTTCGCAGGGAGGTGTCCAACCGCGACGCGATGCTGACCAGAAAATCATCGCCGGCGTCATGGCCAAAGTGATCGTTGACCAGTTTGAAATCATCCACGTCCATGAAGATGACCGCAAATCGGTTTTGCGGGTTGCGGGACTGATGATCGACCGAACGTTGCACGCGATCATTGAACAGCATGCGATTGGGAAGTCCCGTCAGTGCATCGGCGACCTTGCCTTCCGTGATGTCTGTCAACGAGCCCGCGATCCGGTACGCAGATCCGTGGGAATCTTTGACCGCCAACCCTCGGCACAGCATCCAGCGATAGGTTTGTTTCCCATCCTGCATGCGGAGTTCGGTTTCGAAGTGGTCCGTTTCTCCGCAGAGATGGGCCTCGAGATCCAACTGCACTCGGCGTCGGTCTTCATGGTGAATCAAGTCCATCCATTCCGAACCGTGCGGGGTCCAGCTCGCACCATCCAGGCCAACCATGCATCGCCAACGTGGCGACAAATACAGTTCGCCGGTGACGAGGTTCCAGTCCCACATCCCATCGTTGGTCCCGCGTGCTGTCAGCGCATATCGTTCTTCACTTTGCTGCAACCGCTGCAAGGCCGACTTCAGTTGCAACTGCGTGGCAATGCGTGCGAGCGTGGCGGCGGGATCCAGAGGCTTGCAAACATGGTCATTGGCACCACTGTCAAACGCCCGAAGAACTTCGTCGGGATCACTTGCCGAGGTCACCATCACGATGGGCAACTGCGACAAATCCATCATCTGGCGAAGCAAACGCGTCGTCCGAAACCCATCCAGGTCTGGCAAATCGACATCCATCAACACCAAATCAACGTGCTGTTGCTGAATCGTCAAAATGGCTTCGCGCCCGCTCGCTGCCGCCAGAACCTTGTACCGACGGTACTGCAACATCTGGATCAGGGTTTCCCGTGTCGACTCATCACCTTCCACCACCAAAATGGTTTGTGTGTCCGAGTGGATCGCGACCGGGACAGCGCCCACATTTCCAGTCGCGGGATCGGCCGCCACCAACGATGCATCGCTTGGCGAAACAGCGGTGAACGCCAGACTCTCGGCAGCATCCAACTGTTGCAACACACTCATTGGATCCGATTGGAACGTGCTCATGACGTTTCCTCCAACAGCGACTGCATCAATTCAATCGTCTGAGTGACGCGATCTGCCAACGCGTCCACGCAAGCGTTCACACGCCGGCTGTCTCTCGAGATTGCATGTGCCTTCAGTTCCGTCGTCAACTCCGCCACGGCCGTCAAGGAATGATCTTTGGCAGCTCCTGACATTTGATGCGCCAACCGTTGGACGGAATCCAAATCCCCACGTTGAACAGCTGAATGGATCTCGTCGATGCGTTTCGGCATCGAGGCACACATCACCTCCATCACCACCGCAGACAAAGCAGGATCACCGCCACATTCGTCCTGCAACGCATCCAGACCGAGAAGCATCGACGCCTCCAGCAACTCCGTGTTGGAAGATGACGTGCCCCCGCCATCGTCGTCCGCGTTTGCGGTGACCAGTCGTTCGATTGGGAAGACCGACCGTTCTTCCTTCACCACAATGTCGTGCAGTGGCAGCGAGTGGCACTGTTCACAACTGTTGCTGGAACTTGGGGCGTCGGAATGGATCGCGCCAATCATGGCGGTGCGAAGACAACCTTGGCGAATGGGTTCAGAAACCGTCCACACCCAATCTGGCGTTCGCAGTCGTTGTTGGAAACTGGATTGGCATTTTGTTCCGCGTGATTGAATCCGAATGTTGGCAGAAGTGGCCAGCAGCTCCATCGTTTCCTTCGAAAGCGATTGCCGTGTCGCAAAGATGGCCTCATCGATCAAAATCGCGTCGAACTTCTGCCCCATTTTCTCATTGATTCGAATCCGCTGCAGCGCAACATCCAGTTCATCACAGTTGGAGGACGCGATCTTCCAACCCGCTAAAATCTCAGTCAGTGCATCCCGGGTCGCGGTGTGAGCTGTCACGATCAACACGCGAGTGTGTTCACCAAGAACAGTCTCGGGGTGTTGGTCAGACTGCAGGTCCGTGTCTTCCACCAGGGTGGTCTCAAAGGAAACCTCCAAGCAGCCGGACGGCAAAAATCGCGGCGTCAAACCGCTGTGTAAACGTTGGGCGTAGCGAGAGGCGATTTTCCACTCGGAGGGAAAATGCTCTGGGTCAAACTGTTCTGCCGCAGTCTCTTCTGGCGTCCAAGGATGCCCAGCCATCCGGATCGCGAAGACTGCCCGACTGTTGCTCTTTGCCACCACAATTTTGACGTCACCCCAGTCGGTGTGGGAGGCAGCGTGATGCAACAGGTTTGCCAAAACACAGTGGATGGTTTGCAAATTGCCTCGTACAACCGTGGGCAAACCGTGATCGATTTGGACCGTGATTCGCCGCCCTGCACGGTGAATTTCGGGGGCAACCGATTCCGCCAGGTCTTCCACCAATTCACAGAGCCGAAACCCTTGTCGACGTTCTCTGACGGCCTGCTTGCCAGGATCGACCACGTCGTCAGCATCCAAGGTCGAATCCGATTCCGACTCCAAGTCCACCAGGTGCTCGATCGTGTCACACAGAGCGTTGGTCATGCAGGCGGA includes these proteins:
- a CDS encoding putative bifunctional diguanylate cyclase/phosphodiesterase; this encodes MSTFQSDPMSVLQQLDAAESLAFTAVSPSDASLVAADPATGNVGAVPVAIHSDTQTILVVEGDESTRETLIQMLQYRRYKVLAAASGREAILTIQQQHVDLVLMDVDLPDLDGFRTTRLLRQMMDLSQLPIVMVTSASDPDEVLRAFDSGANDHVCKPLDPAATLARIATQLQLKSALQRLQQSEERYALTARGTNDGMWDWNLVTGELYLSPRWRCMVGLDGASWTPHGSEWMDLIHHEDRRRVQLDLEAHLCGETDHFETELRMQDGKQTYRWMLCRGLAVKDSHGSAYRIAGSLTDITEGKVADALTGLPNRMLFNDRVQRSVDHQSRNPQNRFAVIFMDVDDFKLVNDHFGHDAGDDFLVSIASRLDTSLRKSDAIIARMGGDEFAVLLENIRHVDEAVAVAMRLHEKMRSPFPVGDREILTQASMGIAVSEFDPESGKPQATAEELLVRADTAMYFAKNQSELPYAIFNDDMLAENMLRLELGSQLRHALDRDELTLLYQPMVQLCDGTTAGFEALLRWEHPEHGTVSPNMFIPIAESNGLIVEIGKWVLRKACQQAKLWQAEFGRPIMISVNVSVRQLSASGFVEAVTETLEQTQLQPECLKLEVTESLLMQDPESTIELLHDLRRIGLTIGIDDFGTGYSSLSYLHRMPLDILKVDRSFVDSMFDSDKNAALIRSILALAKSLELNVVAEGVETQAQLRCLQDLGCHFVQGFYFSHPLKPDVASEMINHHWL
- a CDS encoding Hpt domain-containing protein, which gives rise to MPSSDRIDVPTAPPSALGYYRLNEMGRMIEANETLLRILAIESINDLQAKGDDSTKSPRQVVPWHSPSSRNGRMFREYFDRNLPITQCQSKVRVAGQTRWFVETLIPVRNGTGHLEQWLGTVHDVTASHSQSEAMLATANATAAAREAQLIELCDQVRWSLGRVRESIRASDSACMTNALCDTIEHLVDLESESDSTLDADDVVDPGKQAVRERRQGFRLCELVEDLAESVAPEIHRAGRRITVQIDHGLPTVVRGNLQTIHCVLANLLHHAASHTDWGDVKIVVAKSNSRAVFAIRMAGHPWTPEETAAEQFDPEHFPSEWKIASRYAQRLHSGLTPRFLPSGCLEVSFETTLVEDTDLQSDQHPETVLGEHTRVLIVTAHTATRDALTEILAGWKIASSNCDELDVALQRIRINEKMGQKFDAILIDEAIFATRQSLSKETMELLATSANIRIQSRGTKCQSSFQQRLRTPDWVWTVSEPIRQGCLRTAMIGAIHSDAPSSSNSCEQCHSLPLHDIVVKEERSVFPIERLVTANADDDGGGTSSSNTELLEASMLLGLDALQDECGGDPALSAVVMEVMCASMPKRIDEIHSAVQRGDLDSVQRLAHQMSGAAKDHSLTAVAELTTELKAHAISRDSRRVNACVDALADRVTQTIELMQSLLEETS